The following are from one region of the Amycolatopsis sp. QT-25 genome:
- a CDS encoding TetR/AcrR family transcriptional regulator, with amino-acid sequence MSGQPAKTPRGRLTRDAIVDAAAELMYVNGVAGTSVDKVLAASGAGKSQMYHYFKNKDELVEAVIARFLEKILGNQPTIFELEDWADFDQWASEILAVQTTPQGPIACPLGNLTGELGDDPKMAPLLDKAYREWESHLERGLKTLRERGKLADDADPGRLAQAAMACVQGGLLMANVRHDITPIADALEIALEHLKRHARP; translated from the coding sequence ATGAGTGGTCAACCGGCGAAGACCCCGCGAGGGCGGCTGACGCGGGACGCGATCGTCGACGCGGCCGCCGAACTGATGTACGTCAACGGCGTGGCCGGAACGAGCGTCGACAAGGTGCTCGCGGCCAGCGGCGCCGGGAAATCGCAGATGTACCACTACTTCAAGAACAAGGACGAACTCGTCGAGGCGGTCATCGCCCGCTTTCTCGAGAAGATCCTCGGCAACCAGCCGACCATCTTCGAGCTGGAAGACTGGGCCGATTTCGACCAGTGGGCGAGTGAGATCCTGGCCGTCCAGACCACGCCCCAGGGGCCGATAGCCTGCCCGCTCGGCAACCTGACCGGCGAACTCGGTGACGACCCCAAGATGGCGCCACTGCTCGACAAGGCCTACCGGGAGTGGGAATCACATCTCGAACGCGGACTGAAAACCCTGCGAGAAAGGGGAAAACTCGCCGACGACGCCGACCCTGGCAGGCTCGCGCAGGCGGCGATGGCCTGCGTCCAGGGCGGCCTGCTGATGGCCAACGTCCGGCACGACATCACGCCGATCGCCGACGCGCTCGAGATCGCGCTGGAGCACCTGAAGAGGCACGCTCGCCCGTGA
- a CDS encoding LysR family transcriptional regulator, which yields MDIGRLRTLREFADRGSVTAAAKALHCTPSAVSQQLRALQGDVGLALTEPAGRGLRLTDAGRALVARADDVLAALERAESELDTYRSAPRGRVRVAIFQSAGLMLLPGLLRRTAEFDGLDIIVRDIDITPPDVPALVADYDIVVAHRDEHAPSLGSDRLETRHLLREPLDVALPAGHRLAKRRRIELAELADERWISVNAGFPVDDILQSLIIRTGVRPQVVQRINDFRITERLVAAGHGIALLPRYTMDTRRGSGLVCRPLAGIKAARHVEAVYRLGASSRPAVAKVLDALAEEVAVLTGERASSGAPARSRARRRSA from the coding sequence ATGGACATCGGCCGGTTGCGGACCCTGCGGGAGTTCGCCGACCGCGGCAGCGTGACGGCCGCCGCGAAGGCGTTGCACTGCACCCCGTCCGCGGTTTCCCAGCAACTGCGCGCCTTGCAGGGCGACGTCGGTCTCGCGCTCACGGAACCCGCCGGCAGAGGGCTGCGGCTGACCGACGCGGGCCGTGCGCTGGTCGCCCGCGCGGACGACGTGCTCGCCGCCCTCGAGCGGGCGGAGTCCGAATTGGACACTTACCGCAGTGCTCCGCGCGGCCGCGTCCGGGTGGCGATCTTCCAATCGGCCGGGCTGATGCTGCTGCCCGGACTGCTGCGTCGGACGGCGGAGTTCGACGGACTGGACATCATCGTGCGCGACATCGACATAACGCCGCCGGACGTTCCCGCGCTCGTCGCGGACTACGACATCGTGGTGGCGCACCGGGACGAGCACGCGCCGTCACTGGGCTCGGACCGGCTGGAGACCCGGCATCTGCTGCGTGAACCGCTCGACGTCGCGCTCCCGGCGGGGCATCGGCTCGCGAAACGCCGCCGCATCGAGCTCGCCGAACTGGCCGACGAACGCTGGATCAGCGTCAACGCCGGGTTCCCGGTCGACGACATCCTCCAGTCGCTGATCATCCGCACCGGGGTGCGCCCGCAGGTCGTCCAGCGCATCAACGATTTCCGCATCACCGAACGGCTCGTCGCCGCCGGGCACGGGATCGCGCTGCTGCCTCGGTACACGATGGACACTCGACGCGGCAGCGGGCTCGTCTGCCGTCCGCTCGCCGGGATCAAGGCGGCGCGGCACGTGGAGGCGGTCTACCGGCTCGGTGCGTCTTCGCGGCCGGCGGTGGCGAAGGTGCTCGACGCGCTCGCCGAAGAGGTCGCGGTGCTCACGGGCGAGCGTGCCTCTTCAGGTGCTCCAGCGCGATCTCGAGCGCGTCGGCGATCGGCGTGA
- a CDS encoding EamA family transporter, with protein MPARDRLLALLVAVLWGCNFLAIHATLGQFPPVFAGGLRFAVIAIPTILFVPWPKVKIRHLLGYGLGFGTGQFVFLFIAMDTGMPTGLASLVLQASAPFTVLLGAVFLRERVSGRQLAGILLAVAGMATIAWQQAGNAALLPVILTLLGALSWAFGNLSTRQAAPDNPLNFVLWMSVVPPLPMFALSLVMEGPAEIGHSLSTLGTPTGLLGLGGLAYVVLFGTIVGAGIWTSLMRRNPAGVVAPFSLLVPVVGLSMAFLVLDERPSPLEIVAAAVVIGGVLFGSTKRRVREADFLAEAETPQPTGVR; from the coding sequence ATGCCCGCCCGTGATCGCCTGCTCGCCCTGCTCGTCGCCGTCCTCTGGGGCTGCAACTTCCTCGCCATCCACGCCACCCTCGGCCAGTTCCCGCCCGTCTTCGCCGGCGGGCTGCGCTTCGCGGTCATCGCGATCCCGACCATCCTGTTCGTGCCGTGGCCGAAGGTGAAGATCCGCCACCTGCTCGGCTACGGGCTCGGCTTCGGCACCGGGCAGTTCGTGTTCCTCTTCATCGCGATGGACACCGGCATGCCGACCGGTCTCGCGTCGCTGGTGCTGCAGGCTTCGGCCCCGTTCACCGTCCTGCTCGGCGCCGTCTTCCTGCGGGAACGGGTGTCCGGACGGCAGCTCGCCGGGATCCTGCTCGCCGTCGCCGGGATGGCGACGATCGCCTGGCAGCAGGCCGGGAACGCCGCCCTGCTGCCGGTGATCCTGACCCTGCTCGGCGCGCTGAGCTGGGCGTTCGGCAACCTGAGCACCCGGCAGGCGGCACCGGACAACCCGCTGAACTTCGTCCTCTGGATGTCGGTGGTGCCGCCGCTGCCGATGTTCGCGCTGTCGCTGGTCATGGAGGGCCCCGCCGAGATCGGGCACTCGCTGAGCACACTCGGCACCCCGACCGGACTGCTCGGCCTCGGCGGGCTCGCCTACGTGGTGCTGTTCGGCACGATCGTCGGCGCCGGGATCTGGACGTCGCTGATGCGCCGCAATCCGGCGGGTGTGGTCGCGCCGTTCTCCCTGCTGGTGCCGGTGGTCGGGTTGTCGATGGCGTTCCTGGTGCTGGACGAGCGGCCGTCGCCGCTGGAGATCGTCGCGGCGGCCGTGGTCATCGGCGGGGTCCTGTTCGGTTCGACGAAGCGCCGCGTGCGCGAGGCGGACTTCCTCGCCGAAGCCGAAACACCTCAGCCCACTGGAGTGCGGTGA